Genomic window (Cellulosilyticum lentocellum DSM 5427):
ATTTATGAAATACTTTACCGTAAAGAGAGTAACTAGCTATGATGAAGCTATTACTGCATTAACCTATTGAACTGACTACTAAAAAGTGGTACAATAAACAAGCTAACAAAAAAAGCACGCGTAGTTCAGCTGGATAGAGCGTCTGACTTCGGATCAGAATGTCGTGGGTTCGAATCCTACCGCGTGCGTAAATTGAATTCTCTAGGCTTTGAGTATCAATAGATACAAGCTTAGAGAATTTTTTATTTCGGGTTGCAATAAGCCAAAAGGTTGCAGTAGGGTTGCAGTAAGATTTCTGACAATTAAAAAGCCACGGTTCTATGGCCATGGCTAAAGGTTGAAAATCTTATTCAGTTTTTGCACTTCATCAGTCATCTGCTGAGGTGTAACATGAGTGTAAATATTCATTGTAGTAGTAATATCGTTATGTCCCATAAGTGATTGCACGGTCTTGATGGGAACATCATTTTCGAATAGCCTGGTCGCATAAGTATGTCGCATAGAGTGAAATTTTTTATGCTCAATGCCTGCATTGGCCAGAGCACGAGCATATGATCTTGTTAAATTTCTAGTGTCTAAGTATCCGCCTAAATCGGTACAGAACACTAGATTATTTTTTTGGTATAAATCACCATACTTTAATATTAACTTGTCCTGTTCTGCCTTATGCTTTTTTAATTCTTTTATAATCTTAGTTGGCAAAGGGATGATCCTGGTACTGCTTTTAGTCTTGGGATCATGTTCCAATACTGACCATGTCCTAGAACCGTCTTTTCCTACCTTGGATAATCTTGAAATAGCATGAGTTACACTCAAAGTATTGTTTACCATGTCCACATTATCCCATTTCAGGGCCATCAACTCTCCAAGTCGTAGGCCGCTGCCTAATGCTAGTATAAATAGCATCCTGTTTTTGTTTTTCTCTAAAGAACCTATAAACGTTTTTTGTTCTTCAGGTGTGAAGAAAGTAATGTCATTATCCTTATCAGTACCAGCTGCACCCTCACACTTAGGCATAGTTACCAATGAACAATAGTTCCTTACAATATAGCCTTGTTTTACAGCGTCATTAAGGCATGTTTTAAGCGTTTTATTTAATACCTTGATTGTGTTAGTGGTCTTGCCCTGCTCAGCTAGAGCGTTGTAATAGGATTGTATATGGGCGGTTCTAATATCGACAAGTTTCCTTTTTCCTAGCGCTGAGCCTTTTATATAATTTCTATAGATTCCTTCATATCGTTCAAAAGATGTATCCTTTAGCTCATTAATCCTAAATTCAAATAACCAAGTATAAAACCATTGATTTAATGTGATCTTATCATTACTTGAGGTTAAACCACTATTGGACTGAGTCCTATATTCCGCCATACGGTCAATAACTTCTTGCTTCTTATAGGAGCAGAAGGACTTCCTAATCAGTTTTCCATCCTCATTGGTACCAACTGTAAGGGTAGCCTTATAGTACGTCTTACCGTTCTTTGTGGTGGCATATATGGTACCCTCACCGTTAGCCTTAGATCGTGGCTTGCGTTTCTTTGGTTGATCTGTAGCCATGACTATTCACCTTCTTTTTTAGATTCAGCAATCATATTGATATAAGACTCATATATAGAGTTAAATGTTCCTGATAATAGAGTAACAAGAAATGATAGATCATTGTCAGATAAATTACAGATTATAGAATTATATTTAAAAGTTTTGTTAAAAAGCAATAGTGCGCCTATTACATTTTCTATTTCATCAGAATTCCTAATCATATCTATAAGTTCATCATCACATTTTTGTGGTTTGTCAATCTCTTTGCGGAGTATATTTTCTAACGTATCTACAAACAATTCGTTAACACGTATATTTAATGCATCTGCAATTTTTTTTAATGTCTCTATGCTAGGATTTTTAGTTCCAGCCTCTAGTTGTTGAATATATGCACCGCTTACACCTACAAGTGAACCTAATGCTGATTGAGATAATTTCATTTCTTTCCTTTTTGTTTTTAAAAGTACATTATTCAAATCTATTCCTCCTAAAATTTATTTCTTATTATTATAAACCAATATGATAAAAAAATAAACAAATAGTTTACAAAAAGCATTGACTAAACATATAGTTTATATTATACTACGAAATATAAACAAATAGTTTATAAATTTACATATTGGTGGTGATAGCATGAATGTTAATGTGGAAAAGTTGAAAAGTCTAATCTATAACAACGGATTTACTTATACTGACCTTTCTAATGTTTCAGGGGTTAGTAGAACGTCAATTAATAGAATTGTTAATAATGGATTTATTCCAAGGCCTTCTACTGTTGGAAAACTTTGCAAAGCGTTAAATTGTAAAGTTGAAGATTTACTTAAAGAGGATAGATAGGCAAAAAATTTGACTTACCTTTTTTAGAAAGGATGATTGAATGAAAAGAGATACTTTAATTTGGAAGATAGTCAATAGGTTACATGATGAAAGAGCACTTGAACTAGACAATTACATGAACTACATTGAACAGGCCAACGACATATATAAGATTATAGAGAGAGAACTTAAAGACTTTACTTTAATCCAAGGGGAGGTAATGGAATGAGTGAAACAGTAAGAGACCTTACAGAAATGGTCAAAGAACACAGAAGGAAAGTTGAAGAAAAAACAATAGGAGTAAAAGAGTTTGCAGAAATTATGGGAGTTGGCGAAAGTACAGCTAGAGAAATGCTTAGGAGTAGCAATCCACCACCATATATTAAGGTCGGCAACAGGTACCGCATTATTATTTCAAGGATTGACGAATGGCTAAATAAATTAATCGGCCAAGAGTTTTAGGCGGTGATACATAAATGGACAGAGACTTTACTCAAATACATAATGCAATAATACGAGCCAATAACCTTAATCCGTATCAAAAAAGTCTTATATGCAACATATTAAGCAATGAAGCAGGGTTCAAGATTTCGATTAGTATGTTAATGCAGCGTATACCATGTGGA
Coding sequences:
- a CDS encoding helix-turn-helix transcriptional regulator, which produces MSETVRDLTEMVKEHRRKVEEKTIGVKEFAEIMGVGESTAREMLRSSNPPPYIKVGNRYRIIISRIDEWLNKLIGQEF
- a CDS encoding tyrosine-type recombinase/integrase encodes the protein MATDQPKKRKPRSKANGEGTIYATTKNGKTYYKATLTVGTNEDGKLIRKSFCSYKKQEVIDRMAEYRTQSNSGLTSSNDKITLNQWFYTWLFEFRINELKDTSFERYEGIYRNYIKGSALGKRKLVDIRTAHIQSYYNALAEQGKTTNTIKVLNKTLKTCLNDAVKQGYIVRNYCSLVTMPKCEGAAGTDKDNDITFFTPEEQKTFIGSLEKNKNRMLFILALGSGLRLGELMALKWDNVDMVNNTLSVTHAISRLSKVGKDGSRTWSVLEHDPKTKSSTRIIPLPTKIIKELKKHKAEQDKLILKYGDLYQKNNLVFCTDLGGYLDTRNLTRSYARALANAGIEHKKFHSMRHTYATRLFENDVPIKTVQSLMGHNDITTTMNIYTHVTPQQMTDEVQKLNKIFNL
- a CDS encoding helix-turn-helix transcriptional regulator, with translation MNVNVEKLKSLIYNNGFTYTDLSNVSGVSRTSINRIVNNGFIPRPSTVGKLCKALNCKVEDLLKEDR
- a CDS encoding helix-turn-helix domain-containing protein, coding for MNNVLLKTKRKEMKLSQSALGSLVGVSGAYIQQLEAGTKNPSIETLKKIADALNIRVNELFVDTLENILRKEIDKPQKCDDELIDMIRNSDEIENVIGALLLFNKTFKYNSIICNLSDNDLSFLVTLLSGTFNSIYESYINMIAESKKEGE